Proteins encoded together in one Qingshengfaniella alkalisoli window:
- a CDS encoding Glu/Leu/Phe/Val family dehydrogenase: MQPQSPVSDPAIKEPSFRESVDLMFNRAVALLQLPPGLEQKIRVCNATYTVRFGVRLRGDIHTFTGYRSVHSEHMEPVKGGIRYSPHVNQDEVEALAALMTYKCAVVETPFGGSKGGLCIDPLEYDERELELITRRFAYELAKRDLINPSQNVPAPDMGTGEREMAWIADQYRRMNTTDINANACVTGKPIHAGGIAGRVEATGRGVQYALREFFRHPEDVAKANLTGKLAGKRVIVQGLGNVGYHAAKFLQTEDDSIIIGIIERDGAIHSPEGLDVDAVKAWITEHGGVRDFPGATFIENGAMLLEEECDILVPAALEGVINLNNAANISANLIIEAANGPITFGADEILRKKGIVIIPDMYANAGGVTVSYFEWVKNLSHIRFGRMQRRQEEARHQLLVDELERLDRYLGGAWSMTPDFKDKYLRGADELELVRSGLDDTMRTAYQSMREVWHGRDDVHDLRVAAYIVAIDRVAKSYQSKGL; encoded by the coding sequence ATGCAACCACAGTCGCCCGTATCCGATCCAGCTATCAAAGAGCCGTCCTTTCGGGAATCAGTCGATCTGATGTTCAACCGCGCTGTCGCGCTGTTGCAGCTTCCCCCCGGCCTGGAACAGAAAATCCGGGTTTGTAACGCCACCTACACCGTCCGCTTCGGCGTGCGCCTGCGCGGCGATATTCACACCTTCACCGGATACCGGTCTGTTCATTCCGAACACATGGAGCCAGTCAAAGGCGGTATCCGTTATTCGCCCCACGTCAATCAGGACGAAGTCGAGGCGCTTGCGGCGCTTATGACCTATAAATGCGCAGTGGTGGAAACGCCGTTCGGAGGCTCCAAAGGGGGGCTGTGTATCGACCCGCTGGAATATGACGAGCGGGAGTTGGAACTTATCACCCGTCGCTTCGCCTATGAACTGGCCAAGCGTGACCTGATCAACCCCAGCCAGAACGTGCCTGCGCCGGATATGGGGACTGGCGAGCGTGAAATGGCGTGGATCGCGGACCAGTACCGCCGCATGAACACCACCGACATCAATGCAAACGCCTGTGTGACGGGTAAACCCATCCATGCGGGCGGGATCGCCGGACGGGTCGAAGCGACGGGACGAGGCGTGCAGTATGCGCTGCGCGAGTTCTTCCGCCATCCCGAAGATGTTGCGAAGGCCAATTTGACCGGCAAGCTGGCGGGCAAACGCGTCATCGTTCAGGGGCTTGGCAATGTGGGCTATCACGCCGCGAAGTTCCTGCAAACCGAGGACGATTCGATCATCATCGGAATCATCGAGAGGGACGGGGCGATCCATTCACCCGAGGGTCTGGATGTGGATGCGGTGAAGGCGTGGATCACCGAACATGGGGGCGTGCGCGACTTCCCCGGCGCGACCTTCATCGAGAACGGCGCCATGTTGCTGGAAGAAGAATGTGACATCCTGGTTCCGGCAGCGCTGGAAGGTGTCATCAATCTGAACAACGCCGCGAATATTTCCGCCAATCTGATCATCGAGGCCGCGAATGGACCGATCACCTTTGGTGCGGATGAAATTCTGCGCAAGAAAGGCATCGTCATCATCCCCGATATGTACGCCAACGCGGGTGGTGTGACGGTGTCCTATTTCGAATGGGTGAAGAATTTGAGCCACATCCGGTTTGGCCGTATGCAGCGCCGACAGGAAGAAGCGCGGCACCAACTGCTGGTGGATGAACTGGAACGGCTTGACCGGTATCTGGGTGGAGCATGGTCCATGACGCCCGATTTCAAGGATAAATACCTACGTGGCGCGGATGAGTTGGAACTGGTGCGGTCTGGTCTGGATGACACGATGCGCACAGCCTACCAATCCATGCGCGAGGTCTGGCATGGGCGCGACGATGTTCATGATTTGCGCGTCGCTGCCTATATTGTAGCGATCGACCGCGTGGCAAAAAGCTATCAGTCCAAGGGGCTGTGA
- a CDS encoding homoserine dehydrogenase, producing MNTPLRLGIAGLGTVGRGVVTMVQTRADLLATRTGRRIEITAVSARSRHKDRGIDLSAYDWEDDPVALAHRDDVDVVVELIGGSDGPAKALAEAAFANGKDIVTANKAMIAINGQTLAEQAEAAGRVLRFEAAVAGGIPIVKALTEGLAGNKINRVMGVMNGTCNYILTRMEDAKLPYDTVFDEAHQLGYLEADPTLDVGGIDAGHKLAILASIAFGTKPNFEDMILEGIEHITFEDIRRASDMGYRVKLLGVAQMSGRGLEQRMTPCLVPKGSPLGRLENATNMVVVEAEEAGQITLRGAGAGEGPTASAVMSDIIDIARGLRLSTFGQPATTLQEAPAALAPIPAQYYLRLELLDKPGALARIASALGEAGISIDRMRQYGHADATAPVLIVTHKATRDALDHALEAFKQTGVLAGEAVAIRIEQV from the coding sequence ATGAACACGCCGTTGCGTCTGGGTATTGCGGGTCTTGGAACCGTGGGGCGCGGCGTGGTCACAATGGTTCAGACCCGCGCCGATCTATTGGCTACCCGCACCGGTCGCAGGATCGAGATCACCGCCGTTTCCGCTCGCTCCCGTCACAAGGATCGCGGCATTGATTTGTCCGCCTATGACTGGGAAGACGATCCGGTGGCGCTTGCCCATCGCGACGACGTGGACGTCGTTGTCGAACTGATTGGTGGCAGCGACGGCCCGGCCAAGGCCCTGGCCGAAGCCGCTTTCGCGAATGGCAAGGATATCGTAACCGCGAACAAGGCCATGATTGCGATCAATGGGCAGACGCTCGCCGAACAGGCCGAAGCTGCCGGACGCGTCCTGCGCTTCGAGGCCGCAGTTGCAGGCGGCATCCCGATCGTGAAGGCCCTGACAGAAGGGTTGGCCGGAAACAAGATCAACCGTGTCATGGGCGTGATGAACGGGACCTGCAACTACATCCTGACCCGCATGGAAGATGCCAAGCTTCCATATGATACCGTGTTCGACGAGGCCCATCAGTTGGGATATCTGGAGGCCGATCCGACACTTGACGTGGGCGGGATCGATGCGGGGCACAAGCTGGCGATCCTTGCGTCCATCGCATTCGGCACCAAGCCGAATTTCGAGGACATGATTCTGGAAGGCATCGAGCACATCACGTTCGAAGACATTCGGCGGGCGTCCGATATGGGCTATCGTGTGAAGCTTCTGGGGGTCGCGCAAATGTCCGGTCGAGGGCTGGAACAGCGCATGACACCGTGCCTGGTTCCCAAGGGATCGCCGCTCGGCCGGTTGGAAAACGCCACCAATATGGTCGTTGTCGAAGCCGAAGAAGCTGGCCAGATCACCCTGCGCGGCGCGGGTGCCGGTGAAGGCCCCACGGCCTCTGCCGTCATGTCCGACATCATCGACATCGCGCGCGGGCTGCGGCTGTCCACCTTCGGCCAACCGGCCACGACGCTTCAAGAAGCCCCTGCCGCGCTCGCGCCCATCCCCGCGCAATATTACCTTCGGCTCGAACTCCTCGACAAACCCGGTGCTCTCGCGCGGATCGCGTCTGCCCTTGGCGAAGCTGGCATTTCCATCGACCGGATGCGCCAATACGGCCATGCCGACGCAACCGCCCCCGTGCTGATCGTGACGCACAAAGCAACACGCGACGCGCTGGATCACGCGCTGGAGGCCTTCAAGCAAACCGGCGTTCTGGCAGGTGAGGCTGTCGCGATCCGGATCGAGCAGGTATAA
- a CDS encoding M20/M25/M40 family metallo-hydrolase: protein MTATDTLPSVLERIDSDIDNAIERLMELLRIESISTDPAYKAECDKAADRLVKDLESMGVDASKRPTPGHPMVVGHIGDTGPHLLFYGHYDVQPVDPLELWDNPPFDPRIEDTPSGKVIRGRGSSDDKGQLMTFVEACRAWIAVNGNLPCRITFFFEGEEESGSPSLIPFMKENADELKSDIALICDTSMVAPGVPSIASQLRGMLKDEFTLHGPKMDLHSGHYGGPALNPLREIAKIVASFHDEDGRVAVPNFYDGVSDISDDLRGQWQNCGFDEKEYLESVGMTEPHGEKGYSTLEQQWARPTLEINGMWGGYMGAGSKTVIPAEAHCKITCRLVGEMDPAEVRKNLRAHVEARLPVDARVVWDGDLDGAPAAVMNTDRPEFDAARKALTDEWDREAVLVGMGGSIPIAGFFKDVLDMDAMLIGFANDDDRIHSPNEKYDVDSFHKGIRSWARLLAEIAK from the coding sequence ATGACCGCGACAGACACCCTCCCCTCCGTGCTGGAGCGCATCGATTCCGACATCGACAACGCCATTGAGCGACTGATGGAATTGCTGCGCATCGAATCGATCTCGACTGACCCCGCCTATAAGGCTGAATGCGACAAGGCCGCTGATCGCCTGGTCAAGGACCTGGAATCCATGGGCGTCGATGCCAGCAAGCGCCCCACGCCCGGCCATCCGATGGTCGTGGGCCATATCGGTGACACCGGCCCGCATCTGCTGTTCTATGGCCACTATGACGTGCAGCCGGTTGATCCGCTGGAATTGTGGGACAACCCGCCCTTCGATCCGCGGATCGAAGACACGCCTAGCGGCAAGGTCATTCGCGGGCGGGGCTCCTCCGATGACAAGGGCCAGTTGATGACCTTCGTCGAAGCCTGTCGCGCATGGATCGCCGTCAACGGCAACTTGCCCTGCCGCATCACGTTTTTCTTCGAAGGCGAGGAAGAATCCGGTTCACCGTCGCTGATCCCCTTCATGAAGGAAAACGCGGATGAGCTAAAATCCGACATCGCGCTGATCTGCGACACTTCCATGGTTGCGCCGGGTGTTCCGTCCATTGCGTCGCAGCTGCGCGGCATGCTGAAGGATGAATTCACGCTGCACGGGCCAAAGATGGACCTGCATTCGGGCCATTACGGCGGCCCTGCCCTGAACCCCTTGCGCGAGATCGCCAAGATCGTCGCCAGCTTCCACGACGAAGACGGTCGCGTCGCCGTGCCTAATTTCTATGACGGAGTGTCAGATATCTCCGACGATCTGCGCGGCCAGTGGCAAAACTGCGGATTCGATGAAAAGGAGTATCTCGAAAGCGTCGGCATGACCGAACCGCATGGCGAAAAGGGCTATTCCACGCTGGAGCAGCAATGGGCCCGCCCGACGCTGGAAATCAACGGCATGTGGGGCGGCTATATGGGTGCGGGCAGCAAGACCGTCATCCCTGCCGAGGCACATTGCAAGATCACCTGCCGCCTGGTGGGCGAGATGGACCCGGCCGAGGTCCGCAAGAACCTGCGTGCCCATGTCGAAGCCCGGCTTCCCGTCGACGCCCGCGTCGTCTGGGACGGTGATCTGGACGGCGCTCCCGCCGCAGTGATGAACACCGACCGTCCCGAATTCGACGCCGCGCGCAAGGCGTTGACGGATGAATGGGACCGCGAGGCCGTTCTGGTAGGCATGGGCGGCTCTATCCCGATCGCGGGGTTCTTCAAGGATGTTCTGGACATGGACGCGATGCTCATAGGCTTTGCCAATGACGACGACCGCATCCACAGCCCGAACGAGAAATACGACGTGGACAGCTTCCACAAGGGCATCCGCAGCTGGGCCCGCCTGCTGGCCGAAATCGCGAAGTAA
- a CDS encoding alkaline phosphatase D family protein, whose amino-acid sequence MPSIKITRRQALASSVAFAGSLALPSFSRASTRPLITHGVQSGDVAHDGAVIWSRTDREANMVVEWATTESFSDVRRVQQLAVGEPTDFSGKLALQGLPSDQDIFYRVTMVDLADSNAVSEPVTGRFRTAPAGLRDVSFVWSGDTAGQGWGIDESRGGMVTYNTMLNHKPDFMIHSGDTVYADGPLAAEVELKDGTTWKNLVIEQKTKVAETLDEFRKQHLYNMMDTNVRAFNAEVPIFYQWDDHEVTNNWYPDEDFTNDDRYTVKSGNLMAARAARAFHEMYPIRSHLTEPYRVYRKASYGPLLDIFFLDMRTYRGENNANDQPEGAPFLGPEQLAWLKRELTASNALWKVIAADMPIGMIVADGEAFENSANGDGPVLGREHDIAELLSFIKHAKVTNTVWLTADVHHTAAHHYSPDRAQFQDFEPFYEFVSGPLHAGTFGPSQYDNTFGPEVLYSKYPSDEQGQNMSPAEGYQFFGKVDIAADTGVMTVRLMDMADEELWSTQIEPLRG is encoded by the coding sequence ATGCCAAGCATCAAGATCACCAGGCGCCAGGCTTTGGCCAGTTCGGTCGCTTTTGCCGGATCACTCGCACTTCCATCCTTTAGCCGGGCCTCGACACGCCCGCTGATCACCCATGGCGTACAGTCGGGTGATGTAGCCCATGACGGCGCGGTCATCTGGTCACGCACGGATCGCGAAGCGAATATGGTCGTCGAATGGGCGACAACAGAGAGCTTTTCCGACGTGCGCCGCGTGCAGCAACTGGCCGTTGGCGAGCCCACCGATTTCAGCGGCAAACTGGCGTTGCAGGGGCTGCCGTCGGATCAGGACATTTTCTACCGCGTGACGATGGTGGATCTGGCCGATTCGAACGCGGTGTCCGAGCCTGTCACAGGTCGTTTTCGTACCGCGCCAGCAGGCCTGCGTGACGTATCTTTCGTTTGGTCGGGCGACACGGCCGGGCAGGGCTGGGGCATCGACGAATCGCGTGGTGGCATGGTCACCTACAACACGATGCTCAACCACAAGCCGGACTTCATGATCCACTCGGGCGATACGGTTTATGCCGACGGCCCACTGGCGGCAGAAGTGGAACTGAAAGACGGCACGACCTGGAAGAACCTCGTGATCGAGCAGAAAACCAAGGTGGCCGAGACGCTGGACGAGTTCCGCAAGCAGCATCTCTACAACATGATGGATACCAATGTGCGAGCCTTCAACGCCGAGGTTCCGATCTTCTATCAATGGGACGATCACGAGGTCACGAACAACTGGTATCCGGACGAAGATTTCACCAATGATGATCGCTACACGGTAAAATCGGGCAATTTGATGGCCGCCCGAGCGGCGCGGGCCTTCCACGAGATGTACCCCATCCGCTCGCATCTGACGGAACCGTACCGTGTCTATCGCAAGGCATCCTACGGGCCGCTCCTGGATATCTTCTTCCTCGATATGCGGACGTATCGCGGCGAGAATAATGCCAATGACCAGCCGGAAGGTGCTCCGTTCCTCGGGCCGGAACAGCTTGCCTGGCTGAAGCGCGAACTGACCGCGTCCAACGCGCTGTGGAAGGTGATCGCGGCAGATATGCCCATCGGGATGATCGTCGCGGATGGCGAGGCGTTCGAGAACAGCGCGAATGGCGACGGACCCGTTCTGGGCCGCGAACATGACATCGCGGAGCTTCTATCCTTCATCAAGCACGCGAAGGTGACCAACACGGTCTGGCTGACAGCCGATGTGCATCATACGGCGGCGCATCACTACAGCCCCGATCGCGCGCAGTTTCAGGATTTCGAACCGTTCTACGAATTCGTTTCCGGGCCGCTGCACGCGGGCACATTTGGTCCCAGCCAGTACGACAACACCTTCGGTCCTGAAGTGCTGTATTCGAAATATCCCTCCGACGAGCAGGGACAGAACATGTCCCCGGCGGAAGGGTATCAGTTCTTCGGTAAGGTCGACATTGCGGCGGATACCGGCGTGATGACCGTGCGCTTGATGGACATGGCCGATGAAGAGCTTTGGTCAACGCAGATCGAACCGCTGCGCGGCTAA
- the recJ gene encoding single-stranded-DNA-specific exonuclease RecJ, translating into MAAGGYLGVSKSITGRNWIGPAPAVDRQAEAIAQATGLPRPLCQTLARTGLGPADAEAYLTPNLKDLLPDPRGLKDMDRAAARFLKAVHTRERIAIFADYDVDGGSSAALLMRWLRSVGLPSTLYVPDRIDEGYGPNPPAMRALAENHDLIICVDCGTLSFEALDAVPSGTDVVVLDHHLGGETLPRAVAVVNPNRQDENGELAHLCAASVVFLMLVEANRLLRESGQSGPDLMALLDIVALATVADVAPLIGVNRALVRRGLQVMGRRDHAGLVALSNVARLDQAPSAYHLGYVLGPRINAGGRVGQVDLGARLLATDQPDEARALAMKLDGFNTERREIESLVSQAAIAQAEARGLDAPLVWAAGEGWHPGVVGIVASRLKEATNRPAIVIGLDDGEGKGSGRSVTGIDLGASIHRLAEEGLLIKGGGHKMAAGLTVAQDKLDAAMARLGDLLARQGAGDIGPADLKLDGTLMPGAATPELIAQLERAGPFGASAPAPRFAMPDLFLRHTRRVGDKHLKITAAAEIGPTIDAICFGAFDGPLGDELCRLEKSRVHLAGRLDLNSWGGRQTVQLRLEDAAHAANT; encoded by the coding sequence ATGGCGGCTGGCGGGTATCTCGGCGTCTCGAAATCCATAACGGGCCGGAACTGGATCGGCCCTGCCCCCGCTGTGGACCGGCAGGCCGAGGCCATCGCGCAAGCGACCGGTCTGCCCCGCCCGCTGTGCCAGACACTGGCCCGCACGGGACTTGGCCCGGCAGACGCCGAAGCCTATCTGACCCCCAACCTGAAAGACCTTCTGCCCGACCCGCGCGGGCTGAAGGACATGGACAGGGCCGCCGCCCGTTTTCTGAAAGCGGTGCATACTCGCGAAAGAATCGCCATCTTCGCCGATTACGATGTGGATGGCGGATCCTCCGCCGCGCTGCTGATGCGTTGGCTGCGCAGCGTGGGGCTGCCCTCGACGCTTTACGTTCCCGACCGGATCGACGAAGGCTACGGCCCCAACCCGCCCGCCATGCGCGCCCTGGCCGAAAACCACGACCTGATCATCTGCGTCGATTGCGGCACCCTGTCATTCGAGGCGCTGGATGCCGTCCCGTCTGGCACCGATGTTGTCGTGCTGGACCACCATCTGGGCGGGGAAACCCTGCCCCGCGCCGTTGCGGTCGTGAACCCGAACCGCCAGGATGAAAACGGCGAGTTGGCGCATCTTTGCGCGGCTTCGGTGGTCTTTCTGATGCTGGTGGAGGCCAACCGCCTTCTGCGCGAATCCGGCCAATCCGGTCCCGACCTTATGGCGCTTCTGGATATCGTCGCGCTGGCAACTGTCGCCGATGTAGCGCCCCTGATCGGGGTGAACCGCGCCCTGGTGCGTCGTGGTCTTCAGGTGATGGGCCGTCGCGACCATGCTGGGCTTGTCGCCCTGTCCAATGTCGCACGTCTGGATCAGGCTCCCTCCGCCTATCATCTGGGTTATGTATTGGGGCCACGCATCAATGCAGGCGGCCGTGTCGGTCAGGTTGATCTGGGTGCAAGGCTGCTTGCGACCGACCAGCCCGACGAAGCCCGCGCCCTTGCCATGAAACTGGATGGTTTCAACACCGAACGCCGCGAAATCGAATCGCTGGTCTCCCAGGCAGCGATCGCACAGGCCGAAGCCCGCGGTCTGGACGCACCGCTCGTCTGGGCCGCTGGCGAAGGCTGGCATCCGGGCGTCGTCGGCATCGTTGCCTCGCGCCTGAAAGAGGCCACGAATCGTCCCGCCATCGTCATCGGGCTGGACGACGGTGAAGGCAAAGGTTCCGGCCGGTCCGTTACCGGCATTGATCTGGGCGCCAGCATCCACCGGCTGGCGGAGGAAGGTCTGCTGATCAAGGGCGGCGGTCACAAGATGGCCGCAGGCCTGACCGTGGCCCAAGACAAGCTGGACGCGGCCATGGCCCGCCTCGGCGATCTTCTGGCACGACAAGGGGCCGGAGATATCGGTCCCGCCGACCTGAAACTCGACGGCACGCTCATGCCCGGCGCAGCAACACCCGAACTGATCGCGCAGTTGGAACGTGCAGGCCCATTCGGTGCCAGCGCCCCCGCGCCGCGCTTCGCCATGCCCGACTTGTTCCTCCGCCATACACGCCGCGTGGGCGACAAGCATCTCAAGATCACAGCCGCCGCCGAAATCGGCCCGACCATAGACGCCATCTGCTTCGGGGCGTTCGACGGACCGCTCGGCGATGAACTGTGCCGGCTCGAGAAATCCCGCGTCCACCTGGCAGGTCGGCTGGATCTGAACAGCTGGGGCGGGCGTCAGACGGTGCAGCTTCGGCTCGAAGACGCAGCGCACGCAGCTAACACCTGA
- a CDS encoding 5-aminolevulic acid synthase: MMLRNLISLAIAIAPVTAALAEPVDFSTADQMLFDPDGAEVAIFPDAGLSDEDRQRIAVVGSQQVYYGAFAISPDEGLLSEATAAVANFNSADAAMRAALTECNTRRKSGTAQCVPAAHIRPKGWEARTLQLSATGTEAVRGDYRALPSPKAFAASQSTGGWAMTSGSADDAVSECASKTGAEDCTVVLRD, translated from the coding sequence ATGATGCTTCGTAACCTGATTTCGCTGGCAATTGCCATTGCGCCCGTCACCGCCGCCCTAGCGGAACCCGTGGATTTTTCGACCGCGGATCAGATGTTGTTCGATCCCGACGGTGCGGAAGTTGCGATTTTCCCGGATGCCGGGCTGAGTGACGAGGATCGCCAGCGCATTGCCGTGGTCGGATCACAGCAGGTCTATTACGGTGCCTTCGCGATTTCACCCGATGAAGGTTTGCTGTCCGAAGCCACCGCTGCGGTGGCCAATTTCAATTCGGCGGATGCGGCGATGCGTGCTGCGCTGACCGAATGCAATACCCGTCGCAAGTCCGGAACCGCGCAATGCGTGCCCGCCGCTCATATACGGCCGAAAGGCTGGGAAGCGCGCACATTGCAGCTAAGTGCCACCGGAACCGAGGCCGTGCGCGGAGATTACCGCGCGTTGCCATCACCCAAGGCCTTTGCCGCGTCGCAATCGACAGGGGGCTGGGCCATGACGAGCGGCTCGGCTGACGATGCCGTATCCGAATGTGCTTCGAAAACAGGGGCCGAAGACTGCACCGTCGTGCTTCGGGACTGA
- a CDS encoding FMN-binding negative transcriptional regulator, which translates to MYTPPHFQETDADQITAIIKTAPLASIVAQTDDGLIANHIPLLLGPKRRLIGHVALANDMHRLIENGQDVLAIFRSDDAFVSPNFYPSKPEHHRHVPTWNYQVVHVSGPITFQHDTHSKRAAVGLLTRTHERRVNGDRAWKMADAPKDYMDRMLEGIVAFQIDMQRVLGKSKLSQNRDARDYAGTIEGLRATGHGVMADRMHRRASGEK; encoded by the coding sequence ATGTATACTCCGCCGCATTTTCAGGAAACGGACGCAGATCAGATCACGGCGATCATCAAGACGGCGCCGCTTGCAAGCATTGTGGCGCAGACGGATGATGGACTGATCGCCAATCACATTCCGCTTCTGCTCGGGCCGAAGAGAAGGCTGATTGGCCATGTCGCGCTGGCAAATGACATGCATCGCCTGATCGAGAACGGGCAGGATGTTCTGGCAATCTTTCGGTCGGATGATGCCTTTGTCTCGCCAAATTTCTACCCGTCAAAGCCGGAACATCACCGTCATGTGCCCACATGGAATTATCAGGTGGTTCATGTGTCCGGTCCGATTACGTTCCAACATGACACACATTCCAAACGCGCGGCGGTTGGATTGTTGACCCGCACACATGAGCGGCGGGTGAACGGTGACCGGGCGTGGAAGATGGCGGATGCGCCCAAGGATTACATGGATCGGATGTTGGAAGGGATCGTCGCGTTCCAGATCGACATGCAGCGGGTGCTGGGGAAGTCGAAGCTAAGTCAGAACCGCGATGCGCGTGACTACGCAGGCACCATTGAAGGTCTGCGCGCCACGGGTCACGGGGTCATGGCAGATCGCATGCATCGCCGCGCGTCCGGCGAGAAATGA
- the glpX gene encoding class II fructose-bisphosphatase, whose product MATPVDFNDRMLSLGLARVSEAAALASAKLIGRGDEKAADQAAVDAMRTQLDMLEIQGVVVIGEGERDEAPMLYIGEEVGAGKGPEVDIALDPLEGTTLTAKDMPNALTVIAMGPRGSMLHAPDVYMDKLAIGPGYPVDVVSLDMSPSERVAALAKARGCAMSDISVCVLERPRHDEMIDELRTTGAAIRLITDGDVAGVIHCAEADKTGIDMYMGSGGAPEGVLAAAALKCMGGQMWGRLLFRNDDERGRATRAGITDFDRIYSRDDLVTQDVIFAATGVTDGSLVSGIKREVGHLTAETILMRSKTGSVRRMSYRNPIEHM is encoded by the coding sequence ATGGCGACACCCGTTGATTTCAATGACAGGATGCTGTCGCTCGGCCTCGCCCGTGTATCCGAGGCGGCGGCGCTCGCATCCGCGAAACTGATCGGGCGCGGCGACGAAAAGGCGGCGGACCAAGCCGCCGTCGATGCCATGCGCACGCAGCTGGATATGCTTGAAATACAAGGGGTTGTCGTCATCGGTGAAGGTGAACGCGACGAAGCCCCGATGCTCTATATCGGTGAAGAGGTCGGCGCAGGAAAGGGGCCAGAGGTCGACATCGCGCTCGATCCGCTGGAAGGCACGACACTGACCGCCAAGGACATGCCCAACGCGCTGACCGTCATCGCCATGGGGCCGCGCGGCTCCATGCTGCACGCACCGGACGTCTACATGGACAAGCTGGCCATTGGCCCCGGCTATCCTGTCGACGTGGTGTCGTTGGATATGTCGCCTTCCGAGCGCGTCGCTGCGCTCGCCAAGGCGCGCGGCTGCGCGATGAGCGATATTTCCGTCTGCGTTCTGGAACGCCCCCGCCATGACGAGATGATCGATGAACTGCGCACGACCGGCGCGGCCATTCGCCTGATCACCGATGGTGATGTTGCTGGCGTGATCCACTGTGCCGAGGCCGACAAAACCGGAATCGACATGTATATGGGATCGGGCGGCGCGCCCGAGGGTGTTCTTGCCGCTGCCGCACTCAAATGCATGGGCGGTCAGATGTGGGGTCGCCTGTTGTTCCGCAACGACGATGAAAGGGGCCGCGCGACCCGCGCCGGCATCACCGATTTCGACCGCATCTACAGCCGTGACGATCTGGTTACGCAGGATGTGATCTTTGCAGCGACCGGAGTCACCGACGGCTCTCTGGTGTCAGGCATCAAGCGCGAAGTCGGCCACTTGACCGCCGAAACCATCCTGATGCGTTCCAAGACCGGATCGGTCCGGCGCATGTCCTACCGCAACCCCATCGAACATATGTAA